A genomic stretch from Achromobacter spanius includes:
- a CDS encoding phospholipase D family protein, with translation MPLARILLMSLLSLSFLGGCALPPLDKRSVSQALTPDESLATPLGRGIAPRAAAHPGKSGIHPLSDAHDAFAARMMLARAAERSLDVQYYIWHNDMTGTMLLEALHEAADRGVRVRLLLDDNGTAGLDKVLAALDTHPNIEVRLYNPFVLRWPKSLGYLTDFSRLNRRMHNKSFTADNQATIIGGRNIGDEYFGAGSGVLFTDLDVLAIGAAVNDVSQDFDRYWASDSAYPVDRLLKPALPGELEALEEQASKVERSPEAATYAQALKQLPFIQQLLQGELELEWADTRMVSDDPRKTLGTAPREAMLPHQLYDIIGTPTQDMELVSPYFVPTADGTQSFARLARNGVKVRVLTNALEATDVAVVHSGYAKRRKDLLASGVELYEMKRKAGGAERNKSMGPFGSSGSSLHAKTFAVDGQRVFVGSFNFDPRSAMLNTELGFVIDSPTMAGRIAEAFREGVPKVAYRVCLDEQGSLYWLEQRDGKTLRHDTEPGTSAWKRFTVWFVSLLPLESML, from the coding sequence ATGCCTTTGGCCAGAATCCTACTCATGTCCCTACTTAGCCTATCGTTTTTGGGCGGCTGCGCCCTGCCGCCGTTGGACAAGCGCAGCGTATCGCAGGCCTTGACGCCTGACGAGTCGCTCGCCACGCCGCTGGGTCGGGGCATTGCGCCTCGGGCGGCGGCTCATCCCGGAAAATCCGGCATCCACCCCTTGAGCGATGCCCACGACGCCTTTGCCGCCCGCATGATGCTGGCGCGCGCGGCCGAGCGCAGCCTGGATGTGCAGTACTACATCTGGCACAACGACATGACGGGCACCATGCTGCTGGAAGCGTTGCACGAAGCCGCCGACCGTGGGGTGCGCGTGCGCCTGCTGCTGGACGACAACGGCACGGCTGGTCTGGACAAGGTGCTGGCCGCGCTCGACACGCACCCCAATATTGAAGTGCGGCTGTACAACCCTTTTGTGCTGCGCTGGCCCAAGTCCTTGGGTTACCTCACGGATTTCAGCCGCTTGAACCGGCGCATGCACAACAAGTCGTTCACCGCCGACAACCAGGCCACCATCATCGGTGGTCGCAATATCGGCGATGAGTACTTTGGGGCGGGCAGCGGCGTGTTGTTCACCGACCTGGACGTGTTGGCAATCGGTGCGGCGGTCAACGATGTGTCGCAGGACTTCGACCGCTACTGGGCCAGCGATTCCGCCTACCCGGTGGACCGCTTGCTGAAGCCGGCCTTGCCGGGCGAACTGGAAGCGCTGGAAGAGCAGGCCAGCAAGGTCGAGCGATCGCCCGAGGCCGCCACGTATGCCCAAGCCCTGAAGCAGTTGCCGTTCATCCAGCAACTGCTGCAAGGCGAGCTGGAGCTGGAATGGGCCGACACCCGCATGGTCAGCGACGACCCGCGCAAGACGCTGGGCACCGCGCCGCGCGAGGCCATGCTGCCGCACCAGCTTTACGACATCATCGGCACGCCCACCCAAGACATGGAACTGGTGTCGCCCTATTTCGTGCCGACGGCGGACGGCACCCAGTCCTTTGCAAGGCTGGCGCGAAACGGTGTGAAGGTGCGGGTGCTGACCAATGCCCTGGAGGCCACCGACGTGGCGGTGGTGCATTCCGGCTACGCCAAGCGCCGCAAGGACCTGCTGGCCAGTGGCGTCGAGCTGTATGAAATGAAGCGCAAAGCAGGTGGGGCCGAGCGCAACAAGAGCATGGGGCCGTTTGGGAGTTCGGGTTCCAGCCTGCACGCCAAGACCTTCGCGGTGGACGGCCAGCGCGTCTTTGTCGGGTCGTTCAACTTTGATCCGCGATCGGCCATGCTGAACACCGAACTGGGCTTTGTGATCGACAGCCCCACGATGGCGGGGCGCATTGCCGAGGCCTTTAGAGAAGGCGTGCCCAAGGTGGCGTATCGGGTCTGCCTGGACGAGCAAGGCAGCTTGTACTGGCTGGAGCAGCGCGACGGCAAGACGCTGCGGCACGACACCGAGCCGGGCACGTCGGCGTGGAAGCGGTTCACGGTGTGGTTCGTGTCGCTGTTGCCGCTGGAATCCATGCTGTGA
- a CDS encoding 2OG-Fe(II) oxygenase: MTAPCPPLPDLDWTAVTQSLDAYGNAILPGLLPPAQCTELADAYSATDRYRSRIVMARHGFGRGEYQYFAYPLPPLLQGLRTALYPRLAPIANRWNRQMGVAVQYPDDHATFLQRCHDAGQRRPTPLILQYGPGDYNCLHQDLYGEHVFPLQVAVLLSRPGVDFTGGEFVMQETSSREQRAEVLPLQQGDALIFTVNQRPVPGTRSWRKVAMRHGVSALRSGQRHTLGLIFHDAQ; the protein is encoded by the coding sequence ATGACCGCCCCCTGCCCGCCTTTGCCCGACCTGGACTGGACCGCCGTCACGCAGTCCCTGGACGCGTACGGCAATGCGATCCTGCCCGGCCTGTTGCCCCCCGCGCAATGCACCGAGCTGGCCGACGCCTATTCCGCCACGGACCGCTACCGCAGCCGTATCGTGATGGCGCGGCACGGCTTCGGGCGCGGCGAATATCAGTACTTCGCCTACCCGCTGCCACCCCTGCTGCAAGGCCTGCGCACGGCGCTGTACCCCCGCCTGGCGCCCATCGCCAACCGATGGAATCGGCAGATGGGCGTTGCCGTGCAATACCCCGATGATCACGCCACCTTCCTGCAACGTTGCCACGACGCCGGGCAACGGCGGCCCACGCCCTTGATCCTGCAATACGGCCCTGGCGACTACAACTGCCTGCATCAAGACCTGTACGGTGAACATGTGTTTCCCCTGCAAGTGGCGGTGCTGCTGTCACGCCCTGGCGTGGATTTCACGGGCGGCGAATTCGTCATGCAGGAAACCAGCAGCCGCGAGCAGCGCGCCGAGGTGCTGCCCCTGCAACAAGGCGACGCGCTGATCTTCACCGTGAACCAGCGGCCCGTGCCGGGTACGCGCAGTTGGCGCAAAGTTGCGATGCGCCACGGCGTGAGCGCGCTGCGCAGCGGCCAACGCCATACGCTGGGCCTGATCTTTCACGACGCGCAGTAG
- the alkB gene encoding DNA oxidative demethylase AlkB produces the protein MTLDLFNDDDTAQHGREQIGPQSFVLRGFALPYADALLQGVDAVAAQSPFRHMQTPGGYTMSVALTNCGTRGWTSDAQGYRYTRIDPLSGQPWPDLPEAFLRLAQAAAADAGFSGFTPDACLVNRYEPGARLSLHQDKNERDYNAPIVSVSLGMPALFLFGGHARTDPAARVALLHGDVVVWGGVDRLRYHGVMPMKDTPHSRLGSQRINFTLRKAG, from the coding sequence ATGACGCTGGATCTGTTCAACGACGACGACACCGCGCAGCACGGCCGCGAGCAGATCGGCCCGCAATCCTTTGTGCTGCGCGGCTTTGCGCTGCCCTACGCGGACGCGTTGCTGCAAGGGGTGGATGCCGTGGCCGCGCAATCGCCGTTTCGCCACATGCAGACGCCGGGCGGCTACACCATGTCGGTCGCGCTGACCAACTGCGGGACGCGGGGTTGGACGTCGGACGCGCAGGGCTACCGCTACACGCGCATCGACCCGCTGTCCGGCCAGCCCTGGCCCGATCTGCCCGAGGCCTTTCTACGGCTGGCCCAGGCCGCCGCGGCCGACGCGGGCTTTTCGGGGTTTACCCCCGACGCGTGCCTGGTTAACCGCTACGAGCCCGGCGCGCGCCTGTCGCTGCACCAAGACAAGAACGAGCGGGATTACAACGCGCCCATCGTGTCGGTGTCGCTGGGCATGCCCGCCCTGTTCCTGTTCGGCGGCCACGCGCGCACGGACCCGGCGGCGCGGGTTGCCTTGTTGCATGGCGACGTTGTGGTCTGGGGCGGGGTAGACCGGCTGCGCTATCACGGCGTGATGCCGATGAAGGACACGCCCCACTCGCGGCTGGGCAGCCAGCGGATCAATTTCACCTTGCGCAAGGCGGGCTGA
- a CDS encoding VOC family protein, protein MHSLGRLVLLVNDYDTAISFYQDKLGMEVFADMPVGQQRYVHLRLPSQPAVGVWLLQALTQAQRDRVGDQTGGQPVGVFYTDDVMRDHSSFTARGVRFTKEPVHDDSTIYAHFIDLYGNEFILVQMKRP, encoded by the coding sequence ATGCATTCGCTGGGCCGTCTCGTCCTTCTCGTGAACGACTACGACACCGCCATTTCCTTCTATCAAGACAAGCTGGGCATGGAGGTGTTCGCAGATATGCCCGTGGGCCAGCAGCGCTACGTGCACCTGCGCCTGCCGTCCCAGCCCGCCGTGGGCGTCTGGCTGTTGCAAGCCCTGACCCAGGCGCAGCGCGACCGCGTCGGCGACCAGACCGGCGGCCAGCCGGTCGGGGTGTTCTACACCGACGACGTCATGCGCGACCACAGCAGCTTCACCGCGCGCGGGGTGCGCTTCACCAAGGAGCCCGTCCATGACGACAGCACCATTTATGCCCACTTCATTGACCTGTACGGCAATGAATTCATACTGGTGCAAATGAAGCGCCCCTAG
- a CDS encoding AraC family transcriptional regulator has translation MTLANPKQDWILRAAASGHVERIEAFFGGHGYDMHRHDTYAIGRTLSGVQSFHYRRDFRHSLPGGTIVLHPDEPHDGQAGTEAGFHYRMIYVEPALIQQILGGRPLPFIAGGLSGDARLHAASGALLQSTQERLDPLQEDDALYDLAHALCTAAGWSEGRRTGRQTRRRPLDYVAAERARHYIHASLDTTITLDALAAAAGKDRWSLSRDFRALFGTSPYRYVMLRRLDLARRLIATGTPLADAAAHAGFTDQSHLTRRHVQTYGMPPDRWRRMLHA, from the coding sequence ATGACCCTGGCCAACCCGAAACAGGACTGGATTCTCCGCGCGGCCGCCTCCGGCCACGTGGAGCGCATCGAAGCCTTTTTCGGTGGTCATGGCTACGACATGCACCGCCACGACACCTACGCCATCGGGCGCACCTTGTCGGGCGTGCAAAGCTTCCATTACCGCCGGGACTTCCGGCACAGCCTGCCCGGCGGCACCATCGTGCTGCACCCCGATGAGCCGCACGACGGCCAGGCCGGCACCGAAGCCGGCTTCCACTACCGCATGATCTACGTTGAACCCGCGCTGATCCAGCAGATCCTGGGCGGCCGGCCGCTGCCGTTCATCGCCGGCGGCCTCTCTGGCGACGCCAGGCTGCACGCCGCCAGTGGCGCGCTGTTGCAAAGCACGCAGGAACGGCTTGACCCCTTGCAGGAAGACGACGCGCTGTATGACCTGGCCCACGCGCTTTGCACGGCGGCGGGCTGGTCCGAGGGGCGACGGACGGGACGCCAGACCCGGCGACGACCGCTCGACTATGTGGCGGCCGAGCGCGCGCGCCACTACATCCATGCCTCGCTGGACACGACCATCACCCTGGACGCCTTGGCGGCGGCGGCCGGGAAAGACCGCTGGAGCCTGTCGCGCGATTTCCGCGCGCTGTTCGGCACCAGCCCCTACCGCTATGTGATGTTGCGCCGGCTCGACCTGGCGCGCCGGCTGATCGCCACCGGCACGCCCTTGGCGGACGCGGCGGCCCATGCCGGTTTCACCGACCAAAGCCACCTGACCCGCCGCCATGTGCAAACCTACGGCATGCCGCCCGACCGGTGGCGGCGCATGCTGCACGCCTAG
- a CDS encoding cupin domain-containing protein has product MPPISAINIASKLALFSEQWRPKVIAQMNDYQFKVVKVQGDFVWHSHADTDETFIVVSGRLRIDLRDGHIDLGPGEMAVIPKGVEHKPCAVEEAHLMLVEPCGVPNTGDQGGERSAPNDVWI; this is encoded by the coding sequence ATGCCCCCCATTTCCGCCATCAATATCGCCAGCAAGCTTGCGCTGTTTTCCGAGCAGTGGCGCCCCAAGGTCATCGCGCAGATGAACGACTACCAATTCAAGGTGGTCAAGGTGCAGGGCGACTTCGTCTGGCATAGCCATGCCGACACCGACGAAACCTTCATCGTGGTCAGCGGCCGGCTGCGCATCGACCTGCGCGACGGCCACATCGACCTGGGGCCCGGCGAAATGGCAGTGATACCCAAGGGCGTGGAGCACAAGCCCTGTGCCGTCGAAGAAGCGCATCTGATGCTGGTTGAACCCTGCGGCGTGCCCAATACCGGCGACCAGGGCGGCGAGCGCAGTGCGCCAAACGACGTCTGGATCTGA
- a CDS encoding SDR family oxidoreductase — protein sequence MPKVMLVTGGSRGIGAAVAKLAARRGYAVGINYRTHSDAADAVVAEIQQAGGTALAIQADVSQEDDVLHMFRTLDERLGRIDALVNNAGILETQMRLDQMEADRLLRVLSTNVIGAFLCAREAVRRMSTRHGGVGGAIVNVSSAAARLGSPNEYVDYAASKGALDTMTIGLSKEVAPEGIRVNGVRPGTIYTDMHASGGEPGRVDRLKSVIPLRRGGSVEEVAGAVMWLFSEEAGYTSGSFIDVSGGS from the coding sequence ATGCCCAAAGTCATGCTCGTTACCGGCGGCAGCCGTGGCATCGGCGCCGCCGTCGCCAAGCTGGCCGCGCGCCGCGGCTACGCGGTCGGCATCAACTACCGCACCCATTCCGACGCCGCCGACGCCGTCGTGGCCGAGATCCAGCAGGCGGGCGGCACCGCGCTGGCCATCCAGGCCGACGTGTCGCAAGAAGATGACGTGCTGCACATGTTCCGCACGCTGGACGAGCGCCTGGGCCGCATCGACGCGCTGGTCAATAACGCCGGCATCCTGGAAACGCAGATGCGCCTGGACCAGATGGAAGCCGACCGCCTGCTGCGCGTGCTGTCCACCAACGTCATCGGCGCTTTCCTGTGTGCGCGCGAAGCGGTGCGCAGGATGTCGACGCGCCATGGCGGCGTGGGCGGCGCCATCGTCAACGTGTCCTCGGCGGCGGCGCGCCTGGGCTCGCCCAATGAATACGTGGATTACGCGGCCTCCAAGGGCGCACTGGACACGATGACCATCGGCCTGTCCAAAGAGGTAGCGCCCGAAGGTATCCGCGTGAATGGCGTGCGCCCCGGCACCATCTACACTGACATGCACGCAAGCGGCGGCGAGCCGGGCCGGGTGGATCGCCTGAAAAGCGTGATCCCGCTGCGGCGCGGCGGGTCGGTCGAAGAAGTGGCGGGCGCCGTCATGTGGCTGTTTTCCGAAGAAGCCGGCTATACCAGCGGTTCGTTTATCGACGTGTCCGGCGGTAGTTGA
- a CDS encoding MgtC/SapB family protein, producing the protein MAEVWFEIWSTVRSEFADIPDVGEATRIVLRLGMAVILGGMLGFERERSGKAAGLRTHMLVALGAAIFVLVPLQGGMEISDLSRVLQGVIAGIGFLGAGAIIKLSDEREIHGLTTSASIWMTAAIGVAAGMGREATALVSTLLALFVLAVLRRVEARISDAPENKGVIATDDKPHGNG; encoded by the coding sequence ATGGCGGAAGTCTGGTTTGAAATCTGGTCCACCGTGCGTAGCGAATTTGCTGATATTCCGGATGTGGGCGAAGCCACGCGCATTGTGTTGCGCTTGGGCATGGCGGTGATACTGGGTGGCATGCTGGGCTTCGAACGCGAGCGCAGCGGCAAGGCCGCGGGCTTGCGCACCCACATGCTGGTGGCGTTGGGCGCGGCTATTTTTGTGCTGGTGCCCCTGCAGGGCGGCATGGAAATCAGTGACCTTAGCCGGGTGCTGCAGGGCGTGATCGCCGGCATCGGCTTTCTGGGCGCGGGCGCCATCATCAAGCTCAGCGATGAACGCGAGATCCACGGGCTGACCACCTCGGCCAGCATCTGGATGACCGCCGCCATCGGCGTGGCGGCCGGCATGGGCCGCGAAGCCACGGCGTTGGTCAGCACCTTGCTGGCGCTGTTTGTGCTGGCGGTGCTGCGCCGCGTTGAAGCGCGCATTTCCGACGCCCCGGAAAACAAGGGCGTCATCGCCACCGACGACAAGCCCCACGGCAACGGCTGA
- a CDS encoding SDR family oxidoreductase, with product MDLQLGGKRVLITGASKGIGLACAVAFAREGADPILVARDDAALHHATSAIREQSGRAAHAITLDLALPGAAEKLAKETGPIDILVNNAGAVPGGALDQVQDERWRAGWELKVHGYISLARCYYPHMREAGAGVIANIIGMAGAAPRADYICGAAANASLIAFTRALGGEAPRHGVRVFGVNPSRTRTDRVLTLARQRAQARWGDENRWQETLSDLPFNRLMEPAEVADMIVFGASPRAGYLSGTVIDLDGGEQYAK from the coding sequence ATGGACTTGCAGCTAGGCGGAAAGCGCGTGCTGATCACGGGTGCGTCCAAAGGCATCGGCCTGGCCTGCGCCGTCGCCTTTGCGCGCGAGGGTGCCGACCCGATTCTGGTGGCGCGCGATGATGCGGCGTTGCATCACGCCACGTCCGCCATCCGCGAACAAAGCGGCCGCGCGGCACATGCCATCACGCTGGACCTGGCCCTGCCTGGCGCGGCGGAAAAGCTGGCCAAGGAAACCGGCCCCATCGACATACTGGTCAACAACGCGGGCGCGGTGCCCGGCGGCGCGCTGGACCAGGTGCAAGACGAACGCTGGCGCGCGGGCTGGGAATTGAAAGTGCACGGCTACATCAGCCTGGCGCGCTGCTACTACCCGCACATGCGCGAAGCGGGCGCGGGCGTCATCGCCAACATCATCGGCATGGCGGGCGCGGCGCCCCGCGCCGACTACATCTGCGGCGCGGCGGCCAATGCCTCACTGATTGCCTTTACCCGCGCGCTGGGTGGCGAAGCGCCCCGCCACGGCGTGCGCGTCTTTGGCGTCAACCCCTCGCGCACGCGGACCGACCGCGTGCTGACCCTGGCCCGGCAGCGCGCGCAGGCGCGCTGGGGCGACGAAAACCGTTGGCAGGAAACGCTGTCGGACCTGCCCTTCAACCGGCTGATGGAACCCGCCGAAGTGGCCGACATGATTGTGTTCGGCGCCTCGCCACGCGCGGGTTACCTGAGCGGCACGGTCATCGACCTGGACGGCGGCGAACAGTACGCGAAATAG
- a CDS encoding HAD family hydrolase yields MTDFPFDAVLFDCDGVLVDSEPITSQVLTQMLNELGWDITHEETMRIFTGKAVKDEQQMIEARTGAKLGPDWFGEFRQRRNAALDRDLLEIPGAPDAVRTLHRTLDGRIAVASGADRHKVELQLAKVGIAECFDGRVFSGHEMPRSKPFPDVYLAAAQALGVDPKRCAVVEDTVTGATAGVAAGATVFGYSPDANGHSGAEALRNVGVAHVFTDMTQLPALLAGWQAAAR; encoded by the coding sequence ATGACTGATTTTCCCTTTGACGCCGTGTTGTTCGATTGTGACGGCGTGCTGGTTGATTCCGAACCCATCACCAGCCAGGTGCTGACCCAGATGCTGAACGAGTTGGGTTGGGACATCACCCACGAAGAAACCATGCGTATCTTCACGGGCAAGGCCGTCAAGGACGAACAGCAGATGATCGAAGCGCGCACCGGCGCCAAGCTGGGGCCGGACTGGTTCGGTGAATTCCGCCAGCGCCGCAACGCCGCGCTGGACCGCGACCTGCTCGAAATTCCCGGTGCGCCCGACGCGGTGCGCACCTTGCACCGCACGCTGGACGGCCGCATCGCCGTGGCGTCCGGCGCCGACCGCCACAAGGTGGAACTGCAATTGGCCAAGGTGGGCATTGCCGAATGCTTCGACGGCCGCGTCTTCAGCGGGCACGAGATGCCACGCAGCAAGCCGTTTCCAGACGTGTACCTGGCGGCTGCCCAAGCGCTGGGTGTGGACCCCAAGCGCTGCGCCGTCGTGGAAGACACGGTCACCGGCGCGACCGCCGGGGTAGCGGCGGGCGCCACGGTGTTCGGCTACAGCCCCGACGCCAACGGCCACAGCGGCGCCGAGGCACTGCGCAATGTGGGCGTGGCGCACGTGTTCACCGACATGACGCAACTGCCCGCGTTGCTGGCCGGCTGGCAAGCCGCCGCGCGCTGA
- a CDS encoding 2OG-Fe(II) oxygenase, giving the protein MPSSLPVTPHLPLDHYDWPLIGRQLDAEGWALLPGFFPPDAVRQLTQTGNTATLEALRPLLYRRLLPIARAWADALQLDASYPDDFPAWLQHNRNAGQTRPLTAIQRLTQDGYQPLAQHADGEAVFPLQLVALLSAPETAFTGGEFVMTEQRPRMQSRPMVLPLRCGDAAIIAVSHRPVQGAQNVYRVTARQAISRVRAGQRVGLELLLHDGR; this is encoded by the coding sequence ATGCCTTCCTCCTTACCCGTGACGCCACACCTACCTCTGGACCACTACGACTGGCCCCTTATCGGCCGGCAGTTGGACGCCGAAGGCTGGGCGCTGCTGCCTGGCTTCTTTCCGCCAGATGCCGTGCGCCAGCTCACACAAACGGGCAACACCGCCACGCTGGAAGCGTTGCGGCCTCTGCTGTACCGCCGCCTGCTGCCCATCGCCCGCGCCTGGGCGGACGCGCTGCAACTGGACGCGTCGTATCCCGATGACTTTCCCGCCTGGTTGCAGCACAACCGCAACGCGGGCCAGACCCGCCCCTTGACCGCCATCCAGCGATTGACGCAGGACGGCTATCAGCCGCTTGCGCAGCATGCCGACGGGGAAGCCGTGTTTCCGTTGCAGCTTGTGGCCCTGTTGTCGGCCCCGGAGACGGCATTCACCGGCGGCGAATTCGTCATGACCGAACAACGCCCTCGCATGCAGTCGCGGCCCATGGTGCTGCCCTTGCGCTGCGGCGATGCGGCAATCATCGCGGTATCGCACCGCCCCGTGCAGGGCGCCCAAAACGTGTATCGAGTCACCGCGCGGCAGGCGATCAGCCGGGTGCGCGCTGGCCAGCGCGTGGGGTTGGAACTGTTGCTGCACGACGGACGGTGA
- a CDS encoding Bug family tripartite tricarboxylate transporter substrate binding protein codes for MPHPRLLSAALTLALTLAAPFSTAHAADAGRPITLIVPFAAGGGVDGMGRLLAERLRGDMPQGVVVENKPGASGMLGAQAVVRSAPDGTTLLLGSAGETAINPLVFKSKMQYQPEKDLVPIALIARVPNVLLATPALPVANVEQLVAYGRAHPGKLTYATSGVGNPQHLNGELLQSLAGIKMVHVPYKGASAQLVDVASGNVDLTFVSLAGALPFIKSGKVKPLAVTSAKRASFAPDIPAVAEYAPLKDYALENWFGVFVAAGTPPETQQKLASAIGNALRDEKFVASIRDLGGEVQPMSQDEFRAFIKAQTAVYAKVVADGHITAEN; via the coding sequence ATGCCCCACCCTCGACTTCTTAGCGCTGCCCTGACCTTGGCGCTGACCTTGGCCGCGCCCTTCAGCACCGCCCACGCGGCCGACGCCGGCCGACCCATCACCCTGATCGTGCCCTTTGCCGCGGGCGGCGGCGTGGATGGCATGGGGCGCTTGTTGGCCGAACGGCTGCGCGGCGACATGCCGCAGGGTGTGGTGGTGGAAAACAAGCCGGGCGCCAGCGGCATGCTGGGCGCGCAGGCGGTGGTGCGCTCGGCGCCGGATGGCACGACCTTGCTGCTGGGATCGGCGGGCGAAACCGCCATCAACCCGCTGGTGTTCAAAAGCAAGATGCAATACCAGCCAGAGAAGGATCTGGTGCCGATCGCCTTGATTGCGAGGGTGCCGAATGTGCTGCTCGCCACCCCGGCGTTGCCGGTGGCCAATGTGGAGCAACTGGTGGCTTATGGCCGCGCGCATCCCGGCAAACTTACCTACGCCACCAGCGGCGTGGGTAACCCGCAGCATCTGAACGGCGAGTTGCTGCAGTCGCTGGCGGGCATCAAGATGGTTCACGTGCCTTACAAGGGCGCGTCCGCGCAATTGGTAGACGTGGCCTCGGGCAACGTGGACCTCACCTTCGTCAGCCTGGCCGGCGCCTTGCCCTTCATCAAGAGCGGCAAGGTGAAGCCGCTGGCGGTGACGTCGGCCAAGCGTGCGTCGTTTGCACCCGACATCCCGGCCGTGGCCGAATACGCGCCTTTGAAAGACTATGCGCTGGAGAACTGGTTTGGCGTGTTCGTGGCGGCCGGCACGCCGCCCGAAACGCAGCAGAAGCTGGCCAGCGCCATCGGCAACGCCCTGCGCGACGAGAAATTCGTGGCCAGCATCCGCGACTTGGGCGGTGAAGTGCAGCCGATGAGCCAAGATGAATTCCGCGCCTTCATCAAGGCGCAGACGGCGGTGTATGCAAAGGTGGTTGCGGACGGCCACATCACGGCGGAAAACTGA